ttttaaactcTTGGGATGTTCATTTGCGACCCACGCATGAAATCtcaaaaaatagagaaatatGAATTTTTCTTGTAAGTCATGACTAGTATTTTTGGAATCCATTTGCCAATGAAATTTCGTATTTAAAGTTTGTTGGACTATGACAAAAATTGTTGTACTATTTTATTGTTGAAATTCATCTGCCCACGAATAGTCGCCATTTAAAAAGTTTTTGCCGTTGAAATTTCTTCAATAAAAGGTTGCTCTAGTATCCAATTTTTGAAAACCTTTTGCCGTTGAAATTTCTACGCACGATACTATATCATTTTGAAAACCTTTTGCCAACAAGGGGTTCGTAGGGAATTCTACATCAAATGTCAACCAAATTTCTCTCTTTCGCGCGTCCGTGTATCCTCTTGAGGTCTAAATTACTTATATTTGAAGATAACAGTGATTGTCAAatgcaggtttttttttttggtacatgtCCTATACAGTTTTATTTGGACCAAACAGCCGTGCGCTATAACCAACGACGATTGCATATTCTAAAAGGCTAAAAGCTTCAAAAATCCATGCCTGTGATCTGAGGTATTCAAAAACGGTAGGATTCATGCATGTACCCCTTTTTTGATTGTCAAAACGACGGCCTTTTCCTGGCCCTTCAACAGTTGACCACTCTCTTTTACATGTTCTGCCAGATTGTCTCGACATACAACCAAGTATTTCAATTCCTACCATTTTAATCAAGAGATTAGAGATGAATACATTCAGGCATAGGGGTGGTGTCTATAGCGATCCTTCTCCCTCGAAGAATAAGAGGAACTGTGATAGTCACGATCTGCAAAATAACAAAACTTGTCAGATAATTAGGCTCAACCGCATTTTattttggggaaaaaaaaaataaccttCATATGTACTATTGTAATACCTCGTGATGAGTAATGTCTTGATTTCTCTGAATGCCCCCCTGCAACCACAAAAGTTAAATGACAAAAAGGTTTTAGAGAGATGAAAATTTGAATAGACAAAGTCATGAAAGAAAGGCAAAAGACGGATATATTTTATCGAAGTGGAAGTGGTTAATGAAATATATAAAATGACCAACCTGAATCTTTTGCTCTGTCCTTAGAACGATGACCTCGGTCCTTAGTTCTATCCCTCTCAGCTTCCTCTCGATCTCCCCGATCACGATCTCGGACCTTTATTCTATCCCTGTCcctgtctctctccctctccctatCCCTCTCCCTGTCCCTGCTTTTGCTGCGTTCAGTCTTGGATTTCATATTCAAATCTTCTCTTCCCTCTACATCAACAGGCATGCTCTTAGATTCATCATCACTTTCTTTAGAATCCTTTACATTATCAATGGCTGTTTTGCTTACACCCTTTGATCTAGAAGATTCAGGATTGACTGCTGCTGTAGGTGCATTTGAATTAGATGTATCAGCAATAGTTGGTGGGCTACTCTTAGGAACTTCCTAcagaccaacaatgaaaatagaACTCTGTGTTAGCAATAGAATATCTAAATCAGTATATAGCAGGTTTTATTCATCCTGCAGTTGGCACTTGCTAGAAAAACAGGGCAGTAATTACAATAACATACAATATGCTGACGAGTAGACAACTGCATAGATAGGACAAAGAATAGATTAAAAACCTCCAGCTCTGAAAAAATCGTAGTACAGTGAAGGTGGGGGGACGCAAAGACAAATATTTATACCTTTGAAACTGGCTGGGACTGcgaattccatttgttgctagaaaatgtaaatgaatCTCCATCCTTACAGACTGGAATATACTGAGCTTTAGGAAGACTATACAGATGAGCCAGAACCCTACAAACTTCATCAATCCCTGATTTGTCAGCATCAAATGCCCTCCACCATGGGGGATTCTCAGGAAGGGGGACACGAAACCTCCGAGCAGCAGCATACACAACACCACAAGCAACAACCTCACTCTTGAATCGAACACACAAAGTTGTACGCAAACTGCTCCAAGTAAAAGTTGAGAAATAATAAGAATTAAACCAATAGCATAAGAGTTCTTGAGATTATTCTAGTGAAAAGCAGAATCAAATACCAGTCAAAACCATAAACCTTTGAAAGCTTAGAATCAAATCCATTACTAGTTGCCTAAAAacaattcttcttttttcctttcattttctacaatcagcttTATTGATCCATCTTTTTTCCTATTAGAGACCCAACGTTTGATTTTCACATGCTACACCATTCCAGTTTTCTGAATAGACATGTAACCCACATACATACTACATAAAAATTCACTCTAcacaaaagagttcaaaattctAATCACTCTAAAACAGATTGTAATATAACGATTTCCATCTTTTTAAAGTTACTACTGCATCAATAAGCATAAAATTATAAAGATTTCTTTTGTCTATACCCAGATGTCCCCAAAACCCCCTTCCCAGGTCCTGACTAAAAACTGCCTTCATCCTACCCAACAATCTTTAGGAGGCAGGAAACTGTAGCAAATAAGGGGTTTCCACCCCATACTTCTATGGTCGGCCTGCAACTTCCACTAACCCTCATTGGTAGCACATATTAGAAGAGTAGTAGACTAACATCTCCAGGTAAAACAGATAATTGTAAAGAAACAAACACCTacttcaaattcaaaaattcaaaatcaagacCAACAGAATAAAAAACGAATTTGGTTTATGATGAAAACGCACCTGTCATTTGCTAAATTCCAGGCTTCTTGCGTTAATTCTGGAGGTGATTCAAGAGTGGCAAGGTAATTCGAAATGAACTTGTGGGGATGTTCAACATGGCAGATGAAACCCATCTCTTTCAAAATATGTCTCTCTGTTCTACTCAACTCCATCTTCAAGTCTGTATATTTCtgtcaaaaacaaaacagaaatctTATAACCTTGACTTCTATAAGAGGACCATAGATAGATATGCTGCTTCACAATAAATCTGATGCTTCTGGCTCAAAAGGAGGATAATGGAAAGCATTGCTGTAATATGATACACATACTGAACATGAGCTACTAACCTTTGATTGTGGATCCAAATGCTCAATTGGTAAGTTCTCCCTCCTACATTCCATTCTGTGGAAAACAATAATCACCTGTCTAGCTTTCTTAGGACATTCCTCCAGCTTTGATGCAAGCCACAGACAACTAGCAGCAACTTTCTACAAGAAAACATAGCATTACTAACACATCAGGTACGATATTCAGCTTCTTATAGTGACCTGAAAACAAGTATCCTTCCTCCTAAAAACAAGAAACTACATAAGCAGCCTACTCATTATATAGCACTCTTTCATGTTCACAAACCAAAACGAAAACACTACAAGGCAAAAGGTTCAAAGAGATTTCATTCCTCTCAAACTTCGGACCATAGACAGCTATACCAGCTTATCTAAGGTACAAAAACACATCTTTCATATTCGAAACAGAAATCGCCTTAATTCTTTAAAACAGAATAGTTTGAAACAGAATACAAGCAAAGAGCCAAAACGAGCACCTCTACAAACACAAAAGTAAAATGTACCTTGACATTGAAGCGTGCAAACGATTTCTTGCAATAGAAACGGTGGAACAGAACCTGACCGGTGGCCATCACAGCCTGAGGCCTGCAATTCATCAAATTTAAcaaacaaattttattttttcggACCGAAATATCGAATCAAACATCACTCCAGTACAATTATAAACactgaaattgaaaacaaagCGAATTGAAACTTTGGAGATAGAGCACATACATTCTGAGCAGAATGCCGCTCTCTTGAATCAAATCACAGCCGTAGATTCTGAGCGTGGTCTCTGTGGCTTCATCTATGCCGTCCCTTCTCGACGGCGAGTTCTCCAGGTCCTCATCGCTCAGATAGAACGTGTCTATCGCCGTGTAAATCATCGGTGGAAACCCTAACAAtcgaaattataaaaaaaattcaacgaAAATTGAATCTGAAATCGAATAGAAATCAGGTTTCGAAAAATTGAAATAGAAACTAAGGGAGATTAACCAAGCTGATCCCATACCTCCTCCTTCTTTGAATCCAGAGAGAGAGTCAGTGCAGAAGTTTTCAGATTAGTCTCTTCGTTTTGTTTGAAGAGCTTCTTTTATATCTTCCGGGTCGGATCTGAATTTGGAACGACGTAAAAAGCCCAAGGTGTACATGGTTGTAAAATAACAAAAGTCGGCCCAAAACTATGTTGTGGATTTCAAGTAATTACAAAAATGTTtattttcaaccaaaaaaaaaaacatcttcatAATCATGATTTCTCCTCAACACTGTGGGGACTATAAGTCTATAACAAATGATCTTATTTTGTCACTAAAATTTTACTACCCTCAAATAATGATTCTCAAACACTTCTCGAATTGACagaattaaaaaattataactcaaataatttctataatttttgtaaaatcagaaaataattaaattcacaaaaataaaaagataaaattaaaaaaaattgttctaGGTTTTGGTGTTCCGTCAATTAAAATAACACATTCTGAAAATCATGCTATACAAATTGTGAGTTTTATTAACTTGAACAAAAATAGCGCTAATAAGTAATAAGGTTTAGCATGCATTGCATTGTGCCGTATCTCCCAACTTTTTAAATGAGCTTCTTCATGCTCTCCTACCAAACGGTTTTACCATCATAACATATCCTTTTTGTTTTACGAGTTTGTAACACAAACATCTATTTCTTTAGTT
Above is a genomic segment from Rosa chinensis cultivar Old Blush chromosome 3, RchiOBHm-V2, whole genome shotgun sequence containing:
- the LOC112192733 gene encoding cyclin-L1-1; its protein translation is MIYTAIDTFYLSDEDLENSPSRRDGIDEATETTLRIYGCDLIQESGILLRMPQAVMATGQVLFHRFYCKKSFARFNVKKVAASCLWLASKLEECPKKARQVIIVFHRMECRRENLPIEHLDPQSKKYTDLKMELSRTERHILKEMGFICHVEHPHKFISNYLATLESPPELTQEAWNLANDSLRTTLCVRFKSEVVACGVVYAAARRFRVPLPENPPWWRAFDADKSGIDEVCRVLAHLYSLPKAQYIPVCKDGDSFTFSSNKWNSQSQPVSKEVPKSSPPTIADTSNSNAPTAAVNPESSRSKGVSKTAIDNVKDSKESDDESKSMPVDVEGREDLNMKSKTERSKSRDRERDRERERDRDRDRIKVRDRDRGDREEAERDRTKDRGHRSKDRAKDSGGHSEKSRHYSSRDRDYHSSSYSSREKDRYRHHPYA